A single Musa acuminata AAA Group cultivar baxijiao chromosome BXJ2-1, Cavendish_Baxijiao_AAA, whole genome shotgun sequence DNA region contains:
- the LOC135599100 gene encoding geranylgeranyl pyrophosphate synthase 7, chloroplastic-like, with the protein MASLTRCLYCTGVGPRAHLLSLSLSLSPSAFRLEPPLLTPALGKPAAAHRRRPDPPRVVVADASPLFAAEPATAAAFDFKGYMLQKAAAVERALDEAVPLAHPERVHEAMRYSLLAGGKRIRPVLCLAACELVGGRDAWAMPAAVAVEMIHTMSLIHDDLPCMDNDDLRRGRPSCHRAFDEPIAVLAGDALVSFAFALLADPSSYPADASVTTDRIVCAVGELASCGGVKGLVAGQVADIEATGPGAPASLDQLKFIHLRKTAALMEASVVIGAIVGGASDDQIERLRQYARCIGLLFQVVDDILDVTKLSEELGKTAGKDVASGKTTYPKLLGLERSREFAERLLNDSKEQLAGFDPTKTAPLLHLADYTAYRHK; encoded by the coding sequence ATGGCTTCGCTCACACGTTGCTTATACTGCACCGGAGTGGGACCCAGGGCccacctcctctccctctccctctccctctccccttccGCCTTCCGCCTTGAGCCCCCTCTGCTGACGCCGGCCCTCGGGAAGCCAGCCGCTGCCCACCGCCGCCGCCCTGATCCGCCCCGGGTGGTGGTGGCCGACGCCTCACCGCTTTTCGCGGCGGAACCGGCCACTGCGGCGGCCTTCGACTTCAAGGGCTACATGCTCCAGAAGGCGGCGGCCGTCGAGCGCGCCCTCGACGAGGCCGTGCCGCTCGCGCACCCGGAGCGCGTCCACGAGGCAATGCGCTACTCCCTCCTCGCTGGCGGCAAACGCATCCGCCCCGTTCTCTGCCTCGCGGCCTGCGAGCTAGTCGGCGGCCGGGACGCCTGGGCGATGCCCGCCGCCGTCGCCGTCGAGATGATCCACACCATGTCCCTCATCCACGACGACCTCCCCTGCATGGACAACGACGACCTCCGGCGCGGCCGCCCCTCCTGCCACCGTGCCTTCGACGAGCCCATCGCCGTCCTTGCCGGCGACGCCCTCGTTTCCTTCGCCTTCGCCCTCCTGGCGGACCCGTCCTCCTACCCCGCCGATGCATCGGTGACCACTGACCGGATCGTCTGTGCAGTCGGCGAACTCGCTAGCTGCGGAGGCGTCAAGGGCCTGGTCGCGGGCCAAGTGGCCGACATCGAGGCCACCGGGCCGGGAGCCCCGGCCAGCCTCGACCAGCTCAAGTTTATCCACCTGCGCAAGACCGCTGCTCTGATGGAGGCGTCGGTGGTCATCGGCGCCATTGTGGGAGGCGCCTCCGATGACCAGATCGAGCGGCTGAGACAATACGCGAGGTGCATCGGGCTGTTGTTCCAGGTGGTTGACGACATCCTCGACGTGACCAAATTGTCGGAGGAGCTGGGGAAGACGGCAGGGAAGGATGTGGCCAGCGGGAAGACGACATATCCAAAGCTGTTGGGGTTGGAAAGGTCAAGGGAGTTTGCTGAGAGACTGCTAAACGATTCCAAGGAGCAGCTTGCGGGATTTGATCCGACGAAGACGGCGCCTTTGCTACATCTGGCAGATTACACCGCCTACCGCCACAAGTAG